DNA sequence from the Sphaeramia orbicularis chromosome 13, fSphaOr1.1, whole genome shotgun sequence genome:
AAGCGTTGCATGGCTCTGTCACGATCAAAGGCAGTTACATAGAATAACATCTGCCGGGTGTCAAAGGGGAAGAAGAAAGGGCTACAATAATGGAGAGAAAAAAGCATTTTGAGAACATATCATCAACAATGTTCATTTTCTAGTTAAACTGTACTATACAGACAAAATGGTTATTACAGCACAATTACCAAGTTTTTCCAAGCTCTATGAGCCACGTAGGAATGTTGCCCGTCATAATGACCAGCGGGTCTTGTAGCTGACGGTTGGCTTTGGCTGTCAGCTTACTGTTAATAAACTCACTGGTAGGGATGATCTCCTTACACACAGCATTCTGCAAAACATCACAGCTCAGTTAACAGACcttatgaaatataaaaacaggTTGAAACAAATTGTTCACATCATCTCTGATTTCCTTTCTCATGTAATTCTTTGGGAAAGAGGCTTACATCATACAAGTAGAACCAGTATCTACTGATGGAGTGCAGGACCCTCAGCAGCAGATTGACCTCTAAAGAGGGGTCATCAAAAGTTATGGTCTCTGGTGGCTCCGAAGTGAGGTATGTCTCTAAGGGATTGATGACGCTGGGACACACACCATCTGGATATGATAAAATAGCAACATCAGTATGTAAGGAACAACGACCAAGACAAACAGCAGATACAGTATTACTCTTCTCTCTCATCACACAGTGTGCCTGTAATTTATCAGAACTAGTTAGCCATTATTCAACCACCGAGAGACCTttgattcaaacaaaaaaaaaatcccaccatGCCACAGCTCATCCTGCTTCTTGGCGTTGCGAGGTGAGGTTTTGGTGGGGGCAGTTTGGGCCCTGCCCCTCTTTCCACCTACAGCATCTTTGCTGCCATCCTCATCCTCTCTCACAGGCTTATACctgttaagaaaaataaacacaacatttTTTCTCTGTAAGACAAAGACTGTGCTCTTAAGCAAACATGCCAGCAATGCTTCCAGTTGTTTAGCCAGCTGAGATGGGTAACAATGAAGTTAGGGGTTCTTGCTCTCTAAGACATAGAGCCATTATTTTTTAccatattgtgtgtgttttggtccAGATGCCAGCTCGCCCAAGTGGGTTCGCCTCATCGTCTGTGGACTCCCTTTCTTCTTCTGCCTGAAGACTGTACTGCCGTACAGCCTGGTATACCGTCATGTTGTAGGGCAGAAGGTGGTCACCAATGTAAAACTGTAGTCTGTGACGCACACTGCCAGAATTCAGGAACTGGGCCGCCTGGGTCATTAATAAATGCATGGTTTATTGTTAATAATAAAGTTCAAACTATTTTATATTCTCACATCTTCAAATAAGTAAAAGTGCATAGATTGAATAATGAATTTTATTTGGCAGATTGTGTTTTGTCTCATCACATACCAGTGACTCATCTATTTCATCATCTGAACCGTCATCATCACTGTCCTCATCCTCTTCTCTGATTCGGCCATACCCTGAGGAGAAAAGATTACATGTTATCCACCAAAAACTGAACAGTGAAAAACAACGTTTAATTAAGTGGTCAATGAAGACATATAAAGATGCCATCTTTGTTGGTAGCTAGTTATGAGCTTCATGGGGACTATGTTTTTTCATTTCCTTGTCATGATTTCAAAGTGCGCACAGCACCAGTTTCTGGTAGCCAGCTGGAAGCAGATGGGGAGTGAAAAAATACATCACTGTAGTTTGGATGTTTTCCATGAGTTGTCAGGTATAAAAATAGCCAAAATGAACAGCAGAAGTACACTGTTTAATTACTGCGAGTAAATTACTTGCACAAATTTCCTGACTCCATCTAACAAATCCAAGGAGATGCATGTTAATGTGACAATGTATAAACTGTGTAAAGCTGTGAAGATATTCTCTCACCTCTGACCACAAGATATCTTTCAATGGCTTGCACCAATGCCAGGGGGTCAATTTTCACAGGACCACCTTTCCACTGTTTAACATTAGTACAGTCTGGGTGCCTCTGCAGCTGACACTTCAGCTGATGTGTATTAAAGAATTTCAGTGCCTGAGAGCCCCTGGAGACACAAATGAAACGCATCAGATTCAACTGCATCTTATCATTCATGTTTAGTTAGCTGTTATTATTTGAATCTTAACGCTAACACACTGACCTGCTCCCGTTGCCATTGCCACTTGGGAAATCATGCACTTTGACAGGGAACTGCTCCATTTGGCTCAAGCAGCTGTTCATCTTGTGTACCAGTGCCAGGTAAGCCCCATTCTCTATTGGGTCCAAGCGACCAACAGGCTCCATTCCCGGGATCTTTGTGACAAGAATGAGAAACTTTAGAACCTCAAGAAAAAGAGGTTGCGATAACAGTAACTACAAGATAATATTACTAGTGTtacatccaaggttattatcgttaacgaaaacgaacgaaatgacgaaaactaaaattgaaaaaacattttcgttaactgaaattaataaaaactctaattaaaagaaaaaaaacgataactaactgaaactgtatcgtgagcttacaaaactaactaaaacgtataaaaattatggatacaattcccttcgttttcgtctttgtcaatgtcggactgatatgaaattaatttatttcgctctacaacacttcacagtctgtcatgtctggtcactggtggtttccagttgtcttctggtccccactctacctggaacatacagactaaagctgggacacagcagcacagtcctgtctggggtttactgtagtgatacatgggtcggggttttttttttgtttttgttttgttttttggcgcaccgtgtgtgcgtgtgagtgacagagacagagcagagctaaaggacagagtcagacgggactagcatccaggttaaaactggagagtttatcaccatgaaaaggccttccaaggccttaactgcacagtttagaagaggagaaaagaggaggatgaaaactaatccaattacagaggtatggaacttgttagaatgttaaaaaaacatttgatgttactagctacagctagctaaactgaactgaagcaaagttggctaataatggaactggagatgattaagagatgagatatctgctaaggtgtggtttactgatgaggaactgggttatatatgtttataagtggtttatatatgtttctatctgctttaactgctggttagctggtttatatgtttctatctgctttaactgctggttagctggtttatatatgtttctatctgctttaactgctggttagctggatATATAtcttcctatctgctttaactgctggttggctggtttatatatgttcctatctgctttaactgctggttagctggtttataataggttcctatctgctttaactgctggttaactggtttatatatgtttctatctgctttaactgctggttagctggtttatatatgtttctatctgctttaactgctggttagctggtttatatatatttctatctgctttaactgctggttagctggtttatatatatttctatctgctttaacttctggttagctggttatatatgtttctatctggtttaactgctggctgctttgtgcatctcctctcatgctttgcacatcttcgcattgtttcacgtaagtgacgttgtgtatggattgcacccccccccaacctgctatagggaatttatacattgtacggtacattgtgtctctgctcagtccatgagccgccctaacccgaccccaaaataaagtgttcagggtaacccatatccgcgcctcactaatttctttgaataggatgatgaggaagataaaatatatgaaataactaaaactaatactaaaactaaactaaactaaaactaagcattcagaaaaaaatgataactaataaaaactaacaaacttgctctaaaaactaattaaaactaactgaataagagaaaaaaaaagtcaaaactaattaaaactaaactataattaaaaatccaaaactattataaccttggttacaTCTCAGTAATGTGTATACATATTAGCTATTGTCTCTTAATCTGTGTACTGCACAAAGATAAAACAGGATCAATAAGTCAGTGTTGTTCGATCCAGAACTTTAGTCGGAATAGTGCATAAAGATACAATCCAAAATATATTTTCTCACCGGACAGTTGGCGAAAACATGGAGGAACCTTTTGAGCCTCACGTCACGACTGAGTAAATCCCTGTCCGTACTGGAGGTCAGGTAGACCAAGAGCTGCTTCACCAGCCCACTGTGCTGGATCTCAAATGACGACACATCGGATTCGGATACAATACTGGAAATTTCCACTAGGCACTCCATACCGCCATCCACCTTGGAAGTAGGAACATAATACAACATCAGATCATTGAGCCTGTTTAGATGAGCATAAAAGTGCGATAACTGAGAATAGccaaataattgtaataaacagaTCTTACATGTTTACATGTACTTCAGAAATGccataattgaaaaaccctgttAGACGTTTCAGTCTATTATTGGACTTCTTTTGGAGTACATACATACGTAGTAACGGTACTCTAACTTCCTATTAATGTAGTCTCCTCACGTTTGACTAGGTCACTTCCCTTTTctataatttcattgtacacatgtAAAGTACATGAGTATTGAGGAGAAAACCAGGTGTGTTCATCTGATTTCTCACAATCAGGTAACTGCCATTATGTGATAAAGCATAtgagattatgctgtttacatgatcacttgaataatttcataactccagaaatctgatactgatcggagtattagtgtgcatgtgtaTGGGCTCAGTGTCTCATGCTGGTTTGtgaaagacatgaaaaaaaaaacacatacagtcAAGTTCAATAGGGCAAACATAGCAAATAGCCTACTGTCACTTCTGTAGGGTAAGTTAGGGTAAGTAGTGAAGTAAGTCTATATGTGTCCCTTAATAGTCTTGATTACTTCCTAAACTTTAATAAAATACTAAACAAGATGTCATGTTGCCATTTGGTACTAAAGGTAGTGTGGGTTTTACCTGCAGGTTGAGCTGCTCAGTGGCTGTGCAAAGTCTCTGGAGTACATTCAGTGCAGGATTGCTACCATCCACATTTTCAGAGTTGAAGTATCGTTCAACAAACTTGCTTGCCTGTTCTTTGATCCAGGCTTTGATTTTATCTCTATAAAAGAATGAATATTTCTTTAGTTATTTCCAACAGTCTTCACACCCACTGACTCTTTAACCAGAGGCTGTTGCATTTCTTAGCAATTACACACAGCTTTCTTTGTCAACACACCTGTTATTGGAAATGGAGTCCTTGGGAGGTGCCCTGGCCAGCCCACTCACCCCTGCTGTGCGTGAGGGCTCTGAGTTGGCATTGTTGGTCTGGGCACCCAGCTTGCCCCAGGTTTTGGGATTGAGACTAGCCAAGAATGATGATTTAGGTGACTGAGTACTGGTAGGGCTTTTGgctgttgggggaaaaaaaatatgggCATTACTAAGAACAAAAATATCAAGTCAGGAACACTCATGCTTCCAGGAAACTTCCAAATACTAACAAGGACTGGTATCAATTTCCTTTCAACTCGCCACAAGTTACTAAATGTGCAATAAACATTACAAAATATGATTCCATGTTGAATACTGTCATCATGTATTTACAAAACAGCAGACTATTTTAATGCAATATATACTGGGTAGTCTATAATATCCTGAAAAAAACTATTTGTTCATTAAATTTTTTCCTGGAAACTCATTATGGATTTTTAATCATCACACGTACAGGAACAGCAACAATTTAACTTACCCTGATTGTCTACTTTATCATCATCCCTTGGGGGAGAATATTTGGGCCTTCTAGGTCCTCGTTTAGGTAGCCGTTTCCTCTTTAGGACATCACTTAATCGCCTTGAGAGGAAGAATTAATTAATGTCATGCTCTTGAGGGTAAGGCCAAATATAAGCAGGTACTACCTGTGTACATTTTTCTATTCATTGCAAACACAACATCAAAAGATAACAACTTAAAAGTTAAAAACAGAGCACCTAGAGTCAGAACAAACACCATTTTAACCACACTCACCCCTGTGGACTAAGGTCCAGGGAGTCATCCATGCTGTGCTGGAAGCTGGGTGAGCCCAGGTCAGGGGTCGCATTATTAGCAGATGTGGTGGATGCAGTGCTGATGGTGGTAGGACACAGACTGGCGGTACCACTTGGACAAGCCTTTGGAGGACTAGTCACTAGAAAGCTTTCAGACTCTGCCAGATTCTTTACTTGATGCATTACACCTGGACAAACGGACAATGACATTACATCTAACGCTTTAAAATTAAAACAGTACACAGTAACTTCTTCAAAGTACTGGAGGTGTAACCAGAATCGTACTGAAACTGTTCATCAGTGTCAGTGGGCAAATGGATGGAGATAGATAAGACACAAGGATGGCAATGCATAACAAAATGTTgagacgcacgcacgcacgcgcacacacacacacacacacgcgcgcacgcacgcacatacacacacacagacacacacagacacaaatgcacacattcaTGTATTTTGCTGCAAACATGTTCAGAAACTGTAAAAAGATATTTATCTCTTAGTCTTGCAAATGAAATATTTAAGTTTTATTGCTACCTTCTCTTCTGAAATAGACACTGAAGACATCAGGCAGTTTCTGCATGAGGATCTCAGCCATCTGTAGAGAACCTACTACAATCTTCAGGTCCTGGCTGGATAACATGGAGGCAATGTGACTGTGGAATTAAATATGACAAAGTTAAAAAGTAAGCTCAATAGGGACTTTTTTCATGCAATTATTTCACATCAGTATTACAGTGTCTATGTAACATTgttcttcttttgttttcatttagcaATTGTCTATTAACATACTTTACATGTGTTGCATATATATTTgagtaaaagaaaaacatttgtttgACCAAATTTTCCCAGTGGTGTGTAAACAATGCACATCTAGGTAAAAATGGTTACCAAAAgatgttaaataatgtttttttaacCTTCCCAGTCTGTTTCAATCTCATTACAGTAGTTTGGGTGCTGTGTTACCTGGACACAGCATGGTTCCTCAGCACATCCTTCAGCAGCTCGGCATCGGCAAAGTAGATGATCCTGAGGATGGCTCTAAGGCACTTGTGTCTGACAGCAGGGCCAGCTGATGAGCTGTACACCTCATACAAGACCCCAAACAGAgttttgataaagcactttgccAACTCAGGGTCCTCCTTCATTAGCTGGGCTCGTGCATCTTCTCGGCGCACCTCCTGGTGACTCCCTGAGAACAAAAAGTAAACAGATCTCAGTAaccacaacttttttttcttcacttcgCTGTGGGAAGTATGAATTACCTGTATTGGGGTTGGCAAGAGGATTGGGTTTCCTCTGGATACCCCGTGCTGTTCCTGTGTCTTCATTGATCTGCTGCATAGAGTTGAAGTCAATTGTGTAGACACGACCCAAGGTTGACAAGCTGATCTCATCTTCACCATTCTGATGGGCTGTCTGTAGGGCCAGATCACAAACATCAACAACAGATACGACATACAGGCACAAATATTACCTTTAAATGGAAATTTCTGAGGAAAGTATAGGTCCAGGATACAAACTAGTTTTATAATGTCCACACTGATTTTATCAATGACATTATAAGAATATTCTTAGTGATAATACTGACCAATTCAGAGATATGTGAGTGAGATAGTAATATCTAATTTCTTGTACCTCAATAATGCGGCTGTCAATGCGGTTGTAAGGATGCCACAGTCCACGGTCATCCCTCCATTGCCAGATCGCACCTTCTGTTGTCTGGGCACTGCCCTTTTTCAGCATTACATCAACTGCAAAGATGCCCTCTCTCGGCAGGCAGGGCATCAACTCACTGTAGGGagaaaagtgggttcagaaagcTACAAAATTCTGAACTAATTTCAGTGAACTTGTTTTAAAACATAAATGTTAAGACACATATCTTTTTTATAAGACTTTGTTGTGTCCCAGGTTCCTACATCAGCAGTCAATGCAAAAAGTAACTTACCAAATGAGGGAGGTCAGTTCATAGAGTTCCTGGGGGCTTCGAGGTACCAGTTCTATCTGTTCTTGGCAGCTGCCGTTTGATGCACCACACAAGAGGAAGCGCAGCGTTTCTGCTATgtctgttgggggggggggggggggggggggtgatacaGACAAGTCTGTCATTAGCAACCCACATTCCAACTTAAGTGTGATATCCCTAAACTCCCCCCAAAAAACTAAATGCATTACAATTTCTGGAGGAAACCAACACTCACTTGAGTCACTGAGGCGGTTTCAGAGTAAAAATCTCTAAGCCCTGTTCAGACCTTGCATTAACATCCATCCCAAAATATTCTGGTTCATTTGATCTGCTGAAAGAGTCTGTTTACAACTGATATTACAAACCCTGTTCAGGTGTTTCTTAAGTGATCACTTCTGTCCCTATTTGCAGACAAATTTATCTACAGCCTAAAACACAGCATGTCCATTCACTTCACATAGAACAAATACCATCAAATGGAATTTCAACTCCAGTGTTTTACCGAACACAAATTTCTCAAAGTGAAATAACGGCAGGTTGGTACATTCTGTCCAGTTTCAAAACCTGACATCCTCTTAAACAGCAGACTTAACCTTATatgtaaatcattcattcattttgtaaaTACATTTATACTCTGTTGCTGAATGCATATATGCGATAAGAAACAAACAATTTTTGCATTACACCAATATCAGGCAGGGCATAAAATACAGCGGTGTGATGAATTTATACATTACTCACTCTGTTTCATGAGCTGCACTGCCAAGCAGGGGCAGTTGGAGCACATAAGGGAAAACATGCGCACAACCATAATGAACATCCCCGAGCTGAGTACCGGAGGAGTCACTACCAGCAGCTGCTGAATGTTGGTCAACAGGTCCCGTGAAGCCACctcctgcagcaggttctgttggTTTAACCACAACAAATGCAAAGAAGTACACTTGTTTAAGGAAACTGCATACCAAACATTgtgctaatttaaaaaaaaaaccaacatggtACAAACCTCTTCATGTTGAAAGTTGTCCACCAGTCTGGCAAAACAGAGACAAGTGCTTTCAACTGACTTTTTATCCTGAAAGACAGTTAAGAAGAAAGAGCCATTAGTCAGTCATTACAAGATTTAACaagttacaaaataaaacaagacagGCATCTCAAAATTACTATGCTATTAAAAATTACTCCTATATGCCACTGGACCACCAAAGTATGAGGGTTATAGTGCACGttaaaactagagaaaaaaagaCTTAATATACAAGAAAATGATGAAACACACAGCAGCACTTTCTTTCAGTAACCATTAAGGCAGATATGACCATAGgttgattcaggaaaattctaCAAACTAAAGGTCTTTACACACTGGGGGCTTTTATCTCATGCGAATAATTAGCATGTCATTTTGGGTTTTCTTACTCTCATTTACGCCACAAGTACTTTTGCACAGAATGTCAATATTTTACATCCAACGAGCAGCATTTTATTTTCAAACCAATGTCAATTTTATCTGAACACAGACCAAAATGAACACCAGACACACTGGACACATGCCCGCTGTAAATGAGGCTCCAATTTATGTTAAATTCATTATCATTTCTGTTAAATGGGTAGGCATAAATATATTCAAATCTTTTACTAATTAACCATGACAACTATCAAATTCACAACATTTCAAGTGTTAATAGTTTTgatgcaaaacattcatagcTAAGTATTTAACACTTTTGTGTTGTTTATTCATCATGCCCCTGGTGTGTAACAGCTTTAAGATTAGATGATAAATTCTCTATCCAAAAGGCGTGCAAACAAGACATACAGCTGGATGTTTGCTAgtagtttatttatgtagcagtTACAATGACTGTTATCTatgtaatatatttttaaaaaatcattcttTACACTTTAATCAGCTTACTAAGATGTGCTCTATTTTGTTACTGTTTCAATCTAATATTGCATACACTGaatcaaaatatatatatatatatgtttttaattCACACACCATCCGTGTTACAACATCAACAAGTATCCCTGGAGTGAAAATGTAGGCATGGTAGTGTCACTTTGAGAGTCATTATTTTCTGACATGGACAAATAAGTACCTGATGGGTGAGTCTCTGAGTCAACAGGGGAAGAGAATCAGCAACAAAGTGGAACTCGTCTGGAGTTATGCTCTGGCAGCAGTTTGCTGCAATCGCCAAAGCATTCCTCTGAGCATTAATGCTAAAGAACTCTAGGTACAGGAGGCAGTCAGCGAGCCCACCCTGTAAGGGTTGAAATGATAACATTGTTGTCAGTAATTATGGATGAGTAACACAGGATGATTTACAGTTTTAACAAAAACGGAGTGCAACACTTACAGCCTGCAAAATGGCTTTGCTGTGTCGCCTTGACAACATCTCCAAGGCAGTCAGGGCCTGCTCTGCTACGTCAATGAACTGGATCACCTGAAGCTGTAAACAAGATGGTGACACAGAAAATTAGCATATTAAAGCAAATTAACAAGTGATTAGGGGCAGATAAATAGCCCAGTGTCATACCTTCTCCAGGAAGACAGGAATAGCATCAACCACCACAGCAGAGGATCGAGGGAGGGCCTCCATCATATATGTGAGTGCACGGGAGGCATGATTCATCTGTGTcaatagaagaaaaaataaatgtgtCATTCTATCATGAAAAAAGAATGTAATGTATATTTATATGATTTGATATTCATCATACTCACAATATCAAAGTTATGCTCCATTTGTAACAGTGTTATCTGTGGAAGAACAATTAGATGATAATTAGGAACAAGACAATCAGTTACTGAAATATCAGAGAAAAGATTTAATAAAATTTTATATTTCATTGTATGATGTTCATATTTCACAGAGCAATGTACATGCCGTTTTGTGGCAGTGTAACATACCCAAATGAAACACAAGAAACTCTTATCTTTGAAACATCATTAAATAAGTTAATggcaaaacaaaagaaacttaCTAAAGCGGGCACCACACTCTTGACAGGAAATCCACCGAGTGTTTCCTCATTGCCCATCACCAGCAGCTGGCACATCTCAATGGCAGCCTGGAGCTGCTGAGACTCATCACCTGTGGCCTGCAGGCCCTGCAGCAGTTGCTGAGCCTTTGAGCCTGGGAATGGTGTAAATGGTTGTAATTTAACAAATGTAAAACCATTTATTTTTAAGATTTAACACTAAGGAAGTAGTACTCACTGGCTCCGCTGCCTATGGTCCTGTGAAACAGCTGTGACATGCGGGGGCCAAGGGGTCCAAACAGATGAGGAGGGAGACCCCTGGCCTCCAGTAGggctattaaagaaaaaaaaaaaaaaaaaaagatgagcaaCAAGATTAgcaaacagtgaaaaatgttaCACTGACAAGAACAATATGCCATTCACACTACTAATAATATAAAAAGTGTATCAGTGTGAAAGATAAAGCATGataaaaagcacttttttttttgactcaatTATATATCTGTGCCATGTAAGGggaatatcagtaaaaggcacaaaTCACAAAAAGAAGCACTGTCAATATGCTGTGTTTGTTGAAATGTGGTTTAAATCAAATAACACACCACCAGTATGTAAAGACTGAAGAATCATGTTCACAATAAATATATCACAACAAACAGGCTGCCTGTTTAATTTTTGTTTAACAAGCTCACTAATCTTAATGAAAAATTCTGGTATTCTTCATATCGAATCActttcattttaatattttgcCCAAACCTGAATAGAGGAAAAAAGCATTCAAACTAGAGGGGTGTGTACATCTTTTATGAAGTGGAATAGTGTTGAATACCTTGAAGCCTTCCCATTTCAGAATCATCTGACTCACTCTCTCCAGAAGTGGTCATTCCTACAGCTCCAGCAACTGAGCCTGAAGCTGAAGAAAACAGTACAACACAATTCAGTGACAATGAAGATTGTTTTCTTTTGAAATAACATACTGTATAAAAGAGAGTTCTTAAACTTGCACTAGCTTCACTCTGCTCCATAGAAATCAATGAAGTGTCATAATAGTTACCTGAAGCCCCTTGTGATGCCTCATCAGAACGAGCATTCGATG
Encoded proteins:
- the trip12 gene encoding E3 ubiquitin-protein ligase TRIP12 isoform X1 yields the protein MSNRPNSNPGGSLRRSQRNTAAAQPQDHTVAGRLQSEQVKHKANSPPESRRPNSKASKATSSSATGQSRGHSSRRSGLSLSVASFVLQGESEAAGTSEQERPGHQSESESTRGLKRSEIPDQISTFGPTPAKKPKSIQPSQDNTSETKKGPAKSKKRSVASEPPASSGRSQSKKSGATVASPIQKRKKVDSLPGLSSTAGSLPNRTEGRTAKPTKLASKSAASAKAGCSNVTDSSSSASTSSSSSTTGTNSTATQGARVKQGKDQTKARRSRSASSPSPRRSTRDKEQAKAASSSKFEWAARFNSKVNLPKPKLSLPGSSKTETSKPGPSGLQAKLASLRKSTKKRSESPPAELPSFRRSTRQKTTGSCASTSRRGSGLGKRGAADARRQEKMADSDNNQDGANSSNARSDEASQGASASGSVAGAVGMTTSGESESDDSEMGRLQALLEARGLPPHLFGPLGPRMSQLFHRTIGSGASSKAQQLLQGLQATGDESQQLQAAIEMCQLLVMGNEETLGGFPVKSVVPALITLLQMEHNFDIMNHASRALTYMMEALPRSSAVVVDAIPVFLEKLQVIQFIDVAEQALTALEMLSRRHSKAILQAGGLADCLLYLEFFSINAQRNALAIAANCCQSITPDEFHFVADSLPLLTQRLTHQDKKSVESTCLCFARLVDNFQHEENLLQEVASRDLLTNIQQLLVVTPPVLSSGMFIMVVRMFSLMCSNCPCLAVQLMKQNIAETLRFLLCGASNGSCQEQIELVPRSPQELYELTSLICELMPCLPREGIFAVDVMLKKGSAQTTEGAIWQWRDDRGLWHPYNRIDSRIIETAHQNGEDEISLSTLGRVYTIDFNSMQQINEDTGTARGIQRKPNPLANPNTGSHQEVRREDARAQLMKEDPELAKCFIKTLFGVLYEVYSSSAGPAVRHKCLRAILRIIYFADAELLKDVLRNHAVSSHIASMLSSQDLKIVVGSLQMAEILMQKLPDVFSVYFRREGVMHQVKNLAESESFLVTSPPKACPSGTASLCPTTISTASTTSANNATPDLGSPSFQHSMDDSLDLSPQGRLSDVLKRKRLPKRGPRRPKYSPPRDDDKVDNQAKSPTSTQSPKSSFLASLNPKTWGKLGAQTNNANSEPSRTAGVSGLARAPPKDSISNNRDKIKAWIKEQASKFVERYFNSENVDGSNPALNVLQRLCTATEQLNLQVDGGMECLVEISSIVSESDVSSFEIQHSGLVKQLLVYLTSSTDRDLLSRDVRLKRFLHVFANCPIPGMEPVGRLDPIENGAYLALVHKMNSCLSQMEQFPVKVHDFPSGNGNGSRGSQALKFFNTHQLKCQLQRHPDCTNVKQWKGGPVKIDPLALVQAIERYLVVRGYGRIREEDEDSDDDGSDDEIDESLAAQFLNSGSVRHRLQFYIGDHLLPYNMTVYQAVRQYSLQAEEERESTDDEANPLGRAGIWTKTHTIWYKPVREDEDGSKDAVGGKRGRAQTAPTKTSPRNAKKQDELWHDGVCPSVINPLETYLTSEPPETITFDDPSLEVNLLLRVLHSISRYWFYLYDNAVCKEIIPTSEFINSKLTAKANRQLQDPLVIMTGNIPTWLIELGKTCPFFFPFDTRQMLFYVTAFDRDRAMQRLLDTNPEINQSDSQDSRVAPRLDRKKRTINRDELLKQAESVMQDLGSSRAMLEIQYENEVGTGLGPTLEFYALVSQELQRADLGLWRGEEVTLANPKGSQEGTKYMFSSRGLFAVPFGRTTKPAHIAKIKMKFRFLGKLMAKAIMDFRLLDLPLGLPFYKWMLRHEMSISSHDLVNIDPGVAKSIQHLEDIIRQKKRLEQDRSQTRETLQQALESLNMNGCSVEDLGLDFTLPGFPNIELKKGGKDVPVTIYNLEEYLRLVVYWTLNEGVSRQFESFREGFESVFPLHHLQYFYPEELDQLLCGSKSETWDVKTLMECCRPDHGYTHDSRAVRFLFEVLSSFDAEQQRLFLQFVTGSPRLPVGGFRSLNPPLTIVRKTFESTENPDDFLPSVMTCVNYLKLPDYSSIEIMREKLLIAAREGQQSFHLS